The following proteins come from a genomic window of Hydrogenobacter sp.:
- a CDS encoding DNA/RNA nuclease SfsA produces SELLKEGSSVYVKHKSRGKYNYELVLAEYGEGILVCLDAQIAPKLYAEAIYTGSILYEPRIGNSRFDILVGRELIEVKSVNLVREGVALFPDAPTQRGVKHIELLMRLYPEYVPKLIFVVQREDARVFSPNKDTDPTFAEKLRLFVSKGHKVKAYTCTVSLEEIKLKEEIEVMI; encoded by the coding sequence GAGTGAGCTTTTAAAGGAGGGAAGTTCTGTATACGTAAAGCATAAGAGTAGAGGTAAATACAACTATGAGCTTGTTTTGGCAGAATATGGTGAAGGGATTTTAGTATGTCTTGATGCACAAATAGCGCCCAAGCTTTATGCAGAGGCTATTTATACCGGTAGCATACTTTACGAACCAAGGATAGGAAACAGCAGATTTGACATTCTTGTAGGAAGAGAGCTAATAGAAGTAAAATCCGTGAACTTAGTAAGGGAAGGTGTAGCGCTCTTCCCTGATGCTCCTACACAAAGAGGAGTTAAACACATAGAGCTTTTAATGAGGCTTTATCCAGAATACGTACCTAAGTTGATTTTTGTTGTCCAAAGGGAGGACGCTCGGGTTTTTTCTCCCAATAAAGATACTGACCCTACTTTTGCGGAAAAATTGAGACTTTTTGTAAGCAAAGGTCACAAGGTGAAAGCTTATACATGTACGGTTAGCCTTGAGGAAATTAAATTAAAAGAAGAAATAGAGGTTATGAT